Proteins from a genomic interval of Ferrovibrio terrae:
- a CDS encoding alpha/beta fold hydrolase, translated as MTHLLFLPGAGGAAEFWHPLGALLPGQYDKTYLNWPGLGHQAHKPGLDSLDALTAHAAAHLKSDTVVVAQSMGGIFALRLALLYPQTVIRLVLTAASGGIDVMRFGAGDWRPAYRAEYPNAAPWITQARADHTAEIASIAQPALLLWGDADTISPVAVGRHLHGLLKNSRLQVVADGTHGFAQERAGEIAPLVREFIEK; from the coding sequence ATGACGCATCTTCTCTTCCTGCCCGGCGCGGGCGGCGCAGCGGAATTCTGGCACCCGCTCGGCGCGCTGCTGCCGGGGCAATACGACAAGACCTACCTGAACTGGCCGGGACTGGGCCATCAGGCGCACAAGCCCGGCCTCGACAGCCTGGATGCCCTCACCGCGCATGCCGCCGCGCATCTGAAAAGCGATACGGTGGTCGTGGCGCAGTCGATGGGCGGCATCTTCGCGCTGCGACTGGCGTTGCTCTATCCACAGACGGTGATCCGGCTGGTGCTGACGGCAGCCTCCGGCGGCATCGACGTGATGCGCTTTGGCGCCGGCGACTGGCGGCCGGCCTATCGCGCCGAATATCCGAATGCCGCGCCCTGGATCACGCAGGCGCGCGCCGATCATACCGCCGAGATCGCCAGCATCGCGCAGCCGGCTTTGCTGCTGTGGGGCGATGCCGACACGATCAGCCCGGTGGCGGTGGGACGGCATCTGCACGGGCTGCTGAAGAACAGCCGCCTGCAGGTGGTCGCCGACGGCACACATGGTTTCGCGCAGGAGCGGGCGGGCGAGATCGCGCCGCTGGTGCGTGAGTTCATCGAAAAATAG
- a CDS encoding glutathione S-transferase family protein, which translates to MSVTLYYGSGSAYAWRVWLALEHKSVPHEVKVLSFSAGDLKTPEYTRLNPRQRVPTLVDGEFVIRESAAVMEYVEERWPEQPLFAKELHLRATQRRMIREADDDVGTKVGELFEAVFAPPEKADAAKLAEAVAAVKAEIAQWEPQIAGSYINGETISAVDYTLYPHLAIIGRFQLRKPDAIPADIFSPKIDAWMERMKALPIMQKTWPPHWK; encoded by the coding sequence ATGTCCGTCACGCTCTATTACGGTTCCGGCTCAGCCTATGCCTGGCGCGTCTGGCTGGCGCTGGAACACAAGTCCGTGCCGCATGAGGTGAAGGTGCTGTCGTTTTCCGCCGGCGACCTGAAGACGCCGGAATACACCCGGCTCAACCCGCGCCAGCGTGTACCGACCCTGGTCGACGGCGAGTTCGTCATCCGCGAATCCGCCGCCGTCATGGAATATGTCGAGGAGCGCTGGCCCGAGCAGCCGCTGTTTGCCAAGGAGCTGCATCTGCGCGCCACGCAGCGCCGCATGATCCGCGAAGCCGATGACGATGTCGGCACCAAGGTCGGCGAGTTGTTCGAGGCGGTGTTCGCGCCACCGGAGAAAGCCGATGCCGCGAAGCTGGCGGAGGCCGTGGCCGCCGTGAAGGCCGAGATCGCCCAGTGGGAACCGCAGATCGCCGGCAGCTACATCAACGGCGAAACCATCTCAGCGGTGGACTACACGCTGTATCCGCATCTCGCCATCATCGGGCGCTTTCAGTTGCGCAAGCCGGACGCCATTCCGGCCGATATCTTCAGCCCGAAGATCGACGCCTGGATGGAGCGCATGAAGGCGCTGCCGATCATGCAGAAGACCTGGCCGCCGCACTGGAAGTGA
- a CDS encoding alpha/beta fold hydrolase: protein MIDDVMPAGFSIGCADDGSGRPLVLVHCSGADRHLWTKTMETWAAMDNMPSRRILRPELFGCGKTAAWPAGRIFTLDHAVELVSRAVGDLDEPFDLVGHSFGGAVALHFAQRMPDRLRSLTVIEPTYFSLLRDAGIVEAVLFDQIASVAQIILQGAASDSDSTRRHAMGVFVDYWNGAGKWAAIPPETQKTMAAMVHVVTQDFTALFSEPTRLADLCDLHVPTLIINGLRSPEPAQQIAALLEKTLPQAERCTMPDAGHMIPISHAKQLAGLIATWQRRHNASGAPAPTARRRVAAGA, encoded by the coding sequence ATGATCGATGATGTGATGCCGGCCGGCTTTTCGATTGGCTGCGCTGATGATGGCTCCGGCCGGCCGCTGGTGCTGGTGCATTGTTCCGGCGCCGACCGCCATCTCTGGACCAAAACGATGGAGACCTGGGCGGCGATGGACAACATGCCGTCGCGCCGGATCCTGCGGCCGGAACTGTTTGGCTGCGGCAAGACCGCGGCCTGGCCGGCGGGACGCATCTTCACGCTGGATCATGCCGTCGAACTGGTGTCGCGCGCGGTTGGCGACCTGGACGAGCCCTTCGATCTGGTCGGACATTCCTTCGGCGGCGCGGTGGCGCTGCATTTCGCACAGCGCATGCCTGACCGCCTGCGCAGCCTGACCGTGATCGAGCCGACCTATTTCTCGCTGCTGCGGGACGCCGGCATCGTCGAGGCGGTACTGTTCGACCAGATCGCCAGTGTGGCCCAGATCATCCTGCAGGGCGCGGCATCCGACAGCGACTCCACGCGGCGCCATGCCATGGGCGTTTTCGTCGACTATTGGAACGGTGCCGGCAAATGGGCGGCGATTCCGCCTGAGACACAGAAAACCATGGCCGCGATGGTCCATGTGGTGACCCAGGATTTTACCGCGCTGTTCTCCGAACCGACGCGCCTGGCTGATTTATGCGATCTGCACGTCCCGACCCTGATCATCAACGGGCTGCGCTCGCCCGAACCGGCGCAGCAGATTGCGGCCCTGCTGGAAAAAACCTTGCCTCAGGCCGAGCGCTGCACGATGCCCGATGCGGGGCATATGATTCCGATCAGCCATGCGAAGCAGCTGGCCGGCCTGATCGCCACCTGGCAGCGGCGCCACAATGCGTCCGGTGCGCCGGCGCCCACTGCCCGTCGTCGCGTAGCAGCCGGAGCCTGA
- a CDS encoding MFS transporter, protein MTATTASGVRPSTIVYACIVAASLVAFLSFGTRTSLGIFLEPVLQARGWDRETFGLALAIQNLVWGLSQPFFSAWADSKGSVRVLCSGALFYVIGLTGMAFADTPLAFYIFGGVFNGLGVAGASWTICVGAVTRIVPPAMQSWIAGLAITASSLGQIVLTTLSQGFIMVLDWQTSLLILAGCTACIAPAAMVLLLARKDAIPAPRSSVSETLKLAAGSRSFWLIVFGFTICGLHAGFGFTHIPGYIVSIGLPPEAGAMAMGALGITNLFASYTSGALGQTRSKRKLLIWIYGLRAATMLAFVLLTLDQPLMLALMAVLGIFWMSSIPPTAGLLGQIFGPYYIGTLLGVVSCGHQFGSFVGAWLGGFIYDRTGSYDLMWWICAALGFVAMVANLPVKEKPIEQAVKPAVS, encoded by the coding sequence ATGACCGCTACCACTGCGAGCGGCGTTCGCCCGTCGACCATCGTCTATGCCTGCATCGTTGCGGCCTCGCTGGTCGCCTTCCTGTCGTTTGGCACCCGGACCAGCTTAGGGATTTTTCTCGAACCGGTGCTGCAGGCGCGTGGCTGGGATCGCGAAACCTTTGGCCTGGCGCTGGCGATCCAGAATCTGGTCTGGGGTCTGTCGCAGCCGTTCTTCAGCGCCTGGGCCGACAGCAAGGGTAGTGTGCGTGTGCTGTGCAGCGGCGCGCTGTTCTATGTGATCGGCCTGACCGGCATGGCCTTTGCCGATACGCCGCTGGCCTTCTATATTTTTGGTGGCGTGTTTAACGGCCTCGGCGTGGCCGGCGCGTCCTGGACGATCTGCGTCGGTGCCGTCACGCGGATTGTGCCGCCGGCGATGCAGAGCTGGATTGCCGGTCTGGCGATCACGGCGTCGTCGCTCGGCCAGATCGTGCTGACCACGCTCAGCCAGGGTTTCATCATGGTGCTCGACTGGCAGACCTCGTTGCTGATCCTGGCCGGCTGCACGGCCTGCATCGCGCCGGCGGCCATGGTGCTGCTGCTGGCGCGTAAGGATGCCATTCCTGCGCCGCGCAGCAGCGTGTCGGAAACATTGAAGCTGGCGGCAGGCAGCCGCAGCTTCTGGCTGATCGTCTTCGGTTTCACCATCTGCGGCCTGCATGCCGGTTTCGGCTTCACGCATATCCCCGGCTATATCGTCAGTATCGGCCTGCCGCCCGAGGCGGGCGCGATGGCCATGGGCGCGCTCGGCATCACCAACCTGTTCGCCTCCTATACCTCGGGCGCGCTCGGCCAGACCCGCAGCAAGCGCAAGCTGCTGATCTGGATTTACGGCCTGCGCGCCGCCACCATGCTGGCCTTCGTGCTGCTGACGCTCGACCAGCCGCTGATGCTGGCGCTGATGGCGGTGCTGGGGATTTTCTGGATGTCGTCGATCCCGCCGACCGCCGGCCTGCTGGGGCAGATTTTCGGGCCCTACTATATAGGCACGCTGCTCGGCGTGGTGTCCTGCGGCCACCAGTTCGGCTCTTTCGTCGGCGCCTGGCTCGGCGGCTTCATTTACGACCGTACCGGCTCGTATGACCTGATGTGGTGGATCTGTGCGGCGCTGGGCTTCGTGGCGATGGTCGCCAACCTGCCGGTGAAGGAAAAGCCGATCGAACAGGCCGTGAAGCCGGCGGTAAGTTAA
- a CDS encoding MaoC family dehydratase yields the protein MSRSERWFEDYTVGEVIRADGVTISEAEILSFAFTYDPQPFHLDKLAAEQSPYKGLIASGWQTGLLGFRMLLQAGLLGKGSMGSPGLDEIRWAMPVRPGDTLFGRASIEDKRESASKPDRGIVKMKYWIENQKGETVMSFFGTQMVLKKPTA from the coding sequence ATGAGCCGGAGCGAGCGCTGGTTTGAGGATTACACGGTGGGTGAAGTGATTCGCGCCGATGGCGTGACGATCTCGGAGGCCGAGATCCTGTCCTTTGCCTTCACCTACGATCCGCAGCCCTTTCACCTCGACAAGCTGGCCGCCGAGCAGTCGCCGTATAAAGGCCTGATCGCCTCGGGCTGGCAGACAGGCTTGCTGGGCTTCCGCATGCTGCTGCAGGCCGGACTGCTGGGCAAAGGCAGCATGGGCTCGCCCGGCCTGGATGAAATCCGCTGGGCCATGCCGGTACGGCCGGGCGACACGCTGTTCGGTCGCGCCAGCATCGAGGACAAGCGCGAGAGCGCGTCGAAACCCGACCGCGGCATCGTGAAGATGAAATACTGGATCGAGAACCAGAAGGGCGAGACGGTGATGAGCTTCTTTGGTACCCAGATGGTGCTGAAGAAACCGACGGCTTAA
- a CDS encoding epoxide hydrolase family protein encodes MLRLAPAAEKFSIAIPGAALADLKARLAATRLPPEPTDAAWQYGSNVGYMRGFLQRWRDGFDWRQWETRLNGWLQYRVKLKRPDTAGLQTVHFLIEPGSGDTPRPLLLTHGWPGSVLEFVDVIDRLAHPERFGGRVEDAFTVICPSLPGYGFSMPLERPIGPRAIAKLWRDLMVEVLGFERFLVQAGDWGSIVSSWLGIDFPDHAVALHLNMVPLRPPLTRDMQPPLSNAEKEWMLRTRKRHDAEGGYYAIQSTKPTTLGYGLADSPAGLAGWIVEKLQGFPRAPADHKPVFDLDHMIANVAFYWLTETGVTSTWLYWAARQNGELAMQPGEFLRSPTGFLLPPWDLVPPSPKGWLERGYNVTHRHDLERGGHFVAMEQPEIFVADVQAFFRNLMV; translated from the coding sequence ATGCTGCGCCTCGCCCCCGCGGCGGAAAAGTTCAGCATTGCGATTCCCGGGGCGGCGCTGGCCGACCTGAAGGCGCGGCTGGCCGCCACGCGGCTGCCGCCGGAGCCAACAGATGCCGCCTGGCAATACGGCAGCAATGTCGGCTACATGCGCGGCTTCCTGCAGCGCTGGCGCGACGGCTTCGACTGGCGACAGTGGGAAACGCGGCTGAATGGCTGGCTGCAGTATCGCGTCAAGCTGAAGCGGCCCGATACAGCTGGCTTGCAGACGGTGCATTTCCTGATCGAACCCGGCTCGGGCGACACGCCACGGCCGCTGCTGCTGACGCATGGCTGGCCCGGCTCGGTGCTGGAATTCGTCGATGTGATCGATCGCCTGGCGCATCCCGAGCGTTTCGGTGGTCGGGTGGAAGATGCCTTCACCGTGATCTGCCCGTCATTGCCCGGTTACGGCTTCTCGATGCCGCTGGAGCGGCCCATTGGCCCGCGTGCGATTGCGAAACTCTGGCGCGACCTGATGGTGGAGGTGCTGGGCTTCGAGCGCTTCCTGGTGCAGGCTGGCGACTGGGGCTCGATTGTGTCGAGCTGGCTCGGCATCGATTTCCCCGACCATGCCGTGGCCCTGCATCTCAACATGGTGCCGCTGCGCCCACCGCTGACGCGCGACATGCAGCCGCCGCTGAGCAACGCCGAGAAGGAATGGATGCTGCGCACCCGCAAGCGTCACGACGCCGAGGGCGGCTATTACGCCATCCAGAGCACCAAGCCGACCACTTTAGGTTATGGCCTGGCTGACAGTCCGGCGGGACTGGCCGGCTGGATCGTTGAGAAACTGCAGGGTTTCCCGCGTGCACCCGCCGACCACAAACCGGTGTTCGATCTCGACCATATGATCGCCAATGTCGCCTTCTACTGGCTGACCGAGACGGGCGTGACCTCGACCTGGCTCTACTGGGCGGCGCGGCAGAATGGCGAGCTGGCGATGCAGCCGGGCGAATTCTTGCGCAGCCCGACCGGCTTCCTGCTGCCGCCCTGGGACCTCGTGCCACCATCGCCCAAGGGCTGGCTGGAACGCGGCTACAACGTGACGCATCGCCATGATCTTGAACGCGGCGGCCATTTCGTGGCGATGGAGCAGCCGGAAATCTTCGTGGCCGATGTGCAGGCGTTTTTCAGAAACTTGATGGTGTGA
- a CDS encoding LysE family translocator, whose product MPVSLELWLAFIAAASIMILIPGPTTMMVLGHTMAGGPRTGALSLIGVTLGDVCAIALSMLGFSALLAASAEAFTAMKWIGAVYLVYLGIRLWRAPPMDLTPANTGKSSARDAILQTFLVTLLNPKGILFFAAFLPQFIDPTRPLWPQVAMLTVTMNVLAAGIQGCWIVMMGQARNRIASPRMLKNMNRAGGAMLVGAGMLTATLKRG is encoded by the coding sequence ATGCCCGTCAGCCTCGAACTCTGGCTCGCCTTCATTGCCGCGGCCAGCATCATGATCCTGATCCCCGGCCCCACCACCATGATGGTGCTGGGCCATACCATGGCGGGCGGGCCGCGCACCGGCGCACTCAGCCTGATCGGCGTGACCCTGGGCGATGTCTGCGCCATCGCGCTCTCCATGCTCGGCTTCAGCGCGCTTCTGGCGGCCTCGGCCGAAGCCTTCACCGCGATGAAATGGATCGGCGCGGTGTATCTGGTGTATCTCGGCATCAGGCTGTGGCGCGCACCGCCGATGGACTTGACGCCGGCGAATACCGGCAAGTCCTCGGCGCGCGACGCCATCCTGCAGACCTTTCTGGTCACGCTGCTCAATCCCAAGGGCATCCTGTTTTTTGCCGCCTTCCTGCCGCAGTTCATCGATCCCACCCGACCGCTCTGGCCGCAGGTCGCCATGCTGACGGTGACGATGAATGTGCTGGCGGCCGGCATCCAGGGCTGCTGGATCGTCATGATGGGCCAGGCGCGCAACCGCATCGCCAGTCCGCGCATGCTGAAAAACATGAATCGTGCGGGCGGCGCAATGCTGGTCGGTGCCGGCATGCTGACCGCGACCCTGAAACGGGGCTGA
- a CDS encoding DUF2891 domain-containing protein has protein sequence MTQLTLAQAERFAALPLRNLDREYPNNLTHFNNSAADVREPHELHPIFWGSYDWHSCVHGWWLLTRCLRRHPQLNDAPRAHDLYARFFTKTAGAGEAAYLDAPGRGTWQRPYGWGWLLALSAELSLWDQPQAQHWRAVLLPLEQRIVARFPIYMEKLTYPIRVGTHFNTAFGLLLALHYARVTAEPTLEPAIMAYARKVYLPDTAYPAHYEPNGDDFLSGALTEALLMAELLPVTEFAAWWNRFLPAATTLFLPAVVSDRSDAKTVHLDGLNLSRAWCMRGIAARLPGDQSGLLQSAAAHEQASLPHLESGDYGGEHWLATFAALSVEGLAD, from the coding sequence ATGACACAGCTCACCCTCGCCCAGGCCGAACGTTTCGCCGCATTGCCGCTGCGCAATCTCGATCGCGAATACCCCAACAACCTGACGCATTTCAATAACAGCGCCGCCGACGTGCGCGAGCCGCATGAGCTGCACCCGATCTTCTGGGGCAGTTACGACTGGCATAGCTGTGTGCATGGCTGGTGGCTGCTGACGCGCTGCCTGCGCCGCCATCCGCAGCTGAACGACGCGCCGCGCGCACACGATCTCTATGCGCGCTTCTTCACCAAAACTGCCGGCGCAGGCGAAGCGGCCTATCTGGATGCACCCGGACGCGGCACCTGGCAACGGCCTTACGGCTGGGGCTGGCTGCTGGCGCTCAGCGCAGAACTCTCGCTGTGGGACCAGCCGCAGGCGCAACACTGGCGCGCGGTCTTGCTGCCGCTGGAGCAGCGCATCGTGGCGCGCTTCCCCATCTATATGGAGAAGCTGACCTATCCGATCCGCGTCGGCACGCATTTCAACACCGCGTTTGGCCTGCTGCTGGCGCTGCATTACGCCCGCGTCACGGCCGAGCCGACGCTGGAGCCGGCGATCATGGCTTACGCCCGCAAGGTCTATCTGCCGGATACCGCCTACCCCGCGCATTACGAACCCAATGGCGACGACTTCCTGTCCGGCGCATTGACCGAGGCGCTGCTGATGGCGGAACTGCTGCCGGTGACCGAGTTTGCCGCCTGGTGGAACCGTTTCCTGCCCGCTGCCACCACCCTGTTCCTGCCGGCCGTCGTGTCGGATCGCAGCGATGCCAAGACCGTGCATCTCGACGGGCTGAACCTGAGCCGCGCCTGGTGCATGCGCGGCATCGCCGCCCGACTGCCCGGCGACCAGTCGGGCCTGCTGCAATCGGCGGCAGCGCATGAACAGGCCAGCCTGCCGCATCTGGAAAGCGGCGACTACGGCGGTGAACACTGGCTCGCCACTTTCGCGGCTCTGTCTGTGGAAGGGCTCGCCGACTAG